The following nucleotide sequence is from Cyclobacteriaceae bacterium.
ATCATCTTTGGTGATGGCGCAGGTTGTGTGTTACTGGAACCAACTACGGAAGATGTTGGAGTTATTGACTCAATATTAAAAAGTGATGGTGCCGGCGAAAGCTACCTGCACATGAAGGGCGGCGGCAGTCGCATGCCTGCAACGCATGAGTCTGTGGATAAAAGAATGCATTACGTGTATCAGGAGGGCTCTGCTGTATTCAAATTTGCAGTTACCAACATGGCGGATGTCGCAGCACAGGTGGCCGAGCGCAACAACCTTACATCAAAAGACATTCAATGGCTGGTTCCTCACCAGGCGAACAAACGCATCATTGATGCCACTGCTAACAGAGTGGGCATTACAGAAGATAAAGTAATGATGAACATTGAAAAATACGGCAATACCACTGCCGGTACGATTCCGCTTTTACTATGGGATTATGAGAAGAAATTAAAGAAAGGCGACAATCTGATTATTGCAGCTTTCGGAGGTGGATTCACATGGGGTGCCGTTTATGTAAAGTGGGCTTATAATAGCTAAGGACGCAGTAATCTTGTAAATATTTAATTCATTAGTAACTTCACAATTCATTTTTTCTATGGCTACGATTTCAGATTTAAGTAAGGGAAATTATATTCGCTACAACGGCGACATTATGCAGGTTGAAGAACTTCAACACAGAACTCCAGGAAATCTAAGAGCATTCTATCAGGTAAAAATGCGCAACCTTCGCAATGGAAAAATCGCTGAAAACAGATTCCGTCCGGGAGATTCAGTAGAGCTTCTGCGTGTTGAAACAAAGAACTATCA
It contains:
- a CDS encoding ketoacyl-ACP synthase III, yielding MNKIRAAITGVGGYVPDYILTNKELETIVDTNDEWITSRTGIKERRILKGDHLGVSVMAIAAVKEMLAKTKVDPKEIDLVIFATITADMTFPATANIVATAVGATNAFSYDLGAACSGFIFGLSTGASFIESGKYKKIVVIGGDKMSAILDYTDRTTCIIFGDGAGCVLLEPTTEDVGVIDSILKSDGAGESYLHMKGGGSRMPATHESVDKRMHYVYQEGSAVFKFAVTNMADVAAQVAERNNLTSKDIQWLVPHQANKRIIDATANRVGITEDKVMMNIEKYGNTTAGTIPLLLWDYEKKLKKGDNLIIAAFGGGFTWGAVYVKWAYNS